Proteins encoded within one genomic window of Dyadobacter chenhuakuii:
- a CDS encoding FtsX-like permease family protein, whose amino-acid sequence MLRNYFRIAWRNLVKNKVYSAINMTGLGIGMAGAIIIFQLVSYHLGVDKHHRQADKIFRMVVDLHLEDGSVEHEKGSAFPLHTALRKEFANVSHTAYLAQRELTLSIEEANNSRKFFEKSSAAFTDSEFFKIFDYQFIAGNATVLNLPGQAVLTERYAKKYFGKSNPMGRLIRINNAENVTVAGVIKDFPEHTDFKKDIFVSLPTLKKLIPEYGYEDWGWIDSNRETYVSLRSEEDREALEQQLIAFAKKIHGADSNVFHYHLQPLSDVHFNMHYGGKIKYYTIIMLATVGLLLILIACFNFINITTAQSLKRSKEVGIRKVLGVSQWQVFWLFIHEAALFTGISFILAILLSKLLMPMISNWLEINLDINVFADFQLLAFSLALLIFVVCAAGIYPAFVISNFNPVRAIKGLAVANDRGTFSVRKSLVVVQFSISFVLIAVSMVIILQSRYLKNKDLGLNKELILHVGLPDTGTTKIAALSNEIPRIKEVASISFFRNPPSSQTGNGGSIKFENRDWEKFVARSRSADNHYVATYGLKLIAGRNPIQSDTLHELLINNKLVKALGLKSLHEALNKRLVVGDMDNKTGVIVGVLSDFNNADLYSNIEPTVIYASKKHYRSAGIKLQNLSASTIPDIMKVWQKHFPEYVFQYSFYDEEIAGFYKREELASNLTSMFALLSVFLSCLGLFGLALFSIEQRTKEIGIRKVLGASIASITTLLSMDFLRLVGIAIIIASPVSYYFMKKWLQDFAFRIDIEWWIFAVSALLAVAIACLTVGYQSIKAALANPVQTLR is encoded by the coding sequence ATGCTTAGGAATTATTTTAGGATTGCCTGGCGGAATTTGGTGAAGAATAAGGTTTACTCGGCTATCAATATGACCGGTCTGGGGATTGGTATGGCTGGGGCGATCATTATTTTTCAGCTGGTTTCCTATCATTTAGGTGTTGATAAGCATCATCGGCAGGCGGATAAGATCTTCCGTATGGTGGTTGATCTGCATTTGGAGGATGGTTCCGTGGAGCATGAGAAGGGCTCGGCTTTTCCTTTGCATACAGCGCTCAGGAAGGAGTTTGCAAATGTTTCGCATACCGCCTACCTGGCTCAGCGTGAATTAACGCTCAGCATTGAGGAGGCCAACAATTCCAGGAAGTTTTTTGAAAAATCATCCGCGGCTTTCACGGATTCTGAATTCTTTAAAATATTTGATTATCAGTTTATTGCCGGTAATGCAACAGTTTTGAACCTGCCGGGACAGGCTGTGCTCACAGAGCGTTACGCAAAAAAATACTTTGGGAAATCTAATCCGATGGGCCGCCTGATCCGGATCAATAATGCTGAAAATGTCACAGTTGCCGGCGTTATCAAGGATTTTCCGGAGCACACTGATTTTAAAAAAGACATCTTCGTTTCACTTCCTACATTAAAGAAGCTGATTCCCGAATATGGTTATGAAGACTGGGGCTGGATCGATAGCAACCGGGAAACGTATGTGAGTTTGCGTTCCGAAGAGGATAGGGAAGCTTTGGAACAACAGCTGATCGCATTCGCGAAAAAGATTCACGGTGCGGACAGCAATGTGTTCCATTATCATTTGCAGCCACTTTCGGACGTCCATTTCAACATGCATTATGGTGGTAAAATCAAATACTACACCATTATAATGCTTGCAACAGTTGGTTTGCTGCTGATACTCATTGCTTGTTTCAACTTCATTAACATTACAACCGCCCAATCTTTAAAAAGAAGCAAGGAAGTAGGGATCCGGAAAGTGCTTGGCGTTTCGCAATGGCAAGTGTTCTGGCTTTTTATTCATGAAGCCGCGTTGTTTACGGGCATATCATTCATTCTGGCCATTCTGCTTTCCAAGTTGCTGATGCCAATGATCAGTAACTGGCTGGAAATCAATTTAGATATCAATGTGTTTGCCGATTTTCAGCTGCTCGCATTCAGCCTAGCGCTTTTGATTTTTGTCGTGTGCGCAGCGGGCATTTATCCCGCATTTGTTATCTCAAATTTTAATCCGGTCCGGGCGATCAAGGGCCTGGCGGTTGCTAACGACCGGGGTACGTTTTCCGTGAGAAAGTCGCTTGTAGTAGTGCAATTCAGCATTTCCTTTGTTTTGATCGCTGTATCAATGGTGATCATTCTGCAATCCAGATATTTGAAAAATAAAGATTTGGGCTTAAACAAAGAGCTGATACTGCATGTAGGACTGCCCGACACAGGAACTACTAAAATTGCAGCCCTAAGCAACGAAATTCCCAGAATCAAGGAAGTCGCCAGCATCTCATTTTTTAGAAATCCGCCTTCATCGCAGACAGGCAATGGCGGCAGCATTAAATTTGAAAACCGCGATTGGGAAAAGTTTGTGGCCCGGTCCAGAAGCGCGGATAACCATTATGTGGCAACTTACGGATTGAAGCTTATTGCAGGTCGCAATCCAATTCAGTCGGATACGCTTCATGAGCTGCTGATTAATAATAAGTTAGTAAAAGCATTGGGGCTGAAATCCCTTCATGAAGCGTTGAACAAGCGTCTGGTGGTGGGTGATATGGATAATAAAACGGGCGTGATCGTTGGTGTTTTGTCCGATTTTAACAATGCAGATCTATATTCCAACATTGAACCAACCGTCATTTACGCATCCAAAAAACATTACCGTAGCGCCGGGATCAAGCTGCAAAATTTAAGTGCTTCGACGATTCCGGACATTATGAAAGTCTGGCAGAAACACTTTCCGGAATATGTGTTCCAATATAGTTTTTACGACGAAGAGATAGCAGGATTTTACAAAAGAGAGGAGTTAGCCTCCAATCTTACCTCCATGTTTGCGCTTCTATCCGTATTCCTATCTTGTCTCGGACTTTTCGGGTTGGCGCTGTTCTCCATTGAACAACGCACCAAAGAAATCGGGATTCGTAAAGTATTGGGCGCATCCATTGCCAGCATAACCACCTTGTTATCCATGGATTTTTTGCGCCTGGTGGGCATAGCGATCATTATAGCGAGCCCGGTGTCCTATTACTTTATGAAAAAATGGTTGCAGGATTTCGCATTCAGGATCGACATTGAATGGTGGATCTTTGCTGTTTCCGCACTATTAGCCGTCGCCATCGCTTGCCTTACTGTCGGCTATCAGTCCATCAAAGCCGCGCTTGCGAATCCGGTGCAAACATTGAGATAA
- a CDS encoding ABC transporter permease, with product MLKNYLKIAFRNIWKNKVFSGINIVGLAIGMAACMLIMVFVFYEFSFDKIHSKNIYRLDEVQKFKGMVAPQKVALSMFPMGPTLKNEYPEIKDFVRISKFDNVPLLYQEKKTELPKALWVDANFLEMFDFKLLEGQKQSVLKEPNTVVLSEKSAASLFGKQNPIGKSVIHYGGDTLTFKVTGIMENVPASSHLQFDALFSFSTITRPDYMNNWGGNWLVTYLELAPGADIAALEKKFPAYLGRHMSKEGASDYELFLQPLSDVHAKSTDITHDYINYQKFDRSYTYIFSVIGIIVLVIACVNFMNLSTARSTGRAKEVGIRKSIGAQRFQLAGQFIGESILLTFMALVLAVAMVKLLIPVVSNFSQRDLDFAFFTNPSLLGSILLGTIVIGIFSGLYPAVFLSSFQPIAVLKGTLRTGKANFRNLLVIAQFSSAIFLIIATGFAVKQLRYMQQKDPGFDREQVVIIPLDSKSGPKYQALKQELLASSFVSGVTGSQQRLGNNLHQTGVTFHGDGPEKQIASSQVVVDPDYLSLYKIKIIAGRNFRDDEGDNAKAYIVNESLAKELLKDQPKLTLQTLVGKHFGFSGMDSAGVIVGVAKDFNFNSLHHKIETLCLFNQKNWGYGEMSVRIKGNDAKRAIAGIQGIWNNIVPQQEFKYSFLDDHFATLYKADSQVSEIVGILAALAVFVSCLGLFGLASYSAERRFKEIGVRKVMGASVAGIVALLSKDFLKLVIASILIASPIAWWAVSTWLKDFAYRIDIEWWIFALAGALSVVVALLTISFQSIKAALTNPVKSLRSE from the coding sequence ATGCTTAAAAACTACCTGAAAATTGCTTTTCGCAATATCTGGAAAAACAAGGTTTTTTCCGGGATCAACATTGTCGGCCTCGCCATTGGGATGGCTGCTTGCATGCTCATTATGGTTTTTGTTTTTTACGAGTTTAGTTTTGATAAAATCCACTCCAAAAACATTTACCGGCTCGATGAAGTCCAGAAGTTCAAAGGCATGGTGGCACCTCAGAAAGTGGCGCTTTCAATGTTCCCGATGGGCCCCACACTCAAAAATGAATATCCCGAGATAAAGGATTTTGTCCGCATCAGTAAGTTCGATAATGTTCCATTGCTGTATCAGGAAAAGAAGACAGAGCTTCCCAAAGCACTGTGGGTAGATGCTAATTTTCTGGAAATGTTTGATTTTAAACTGCTTGAAGGTCAGAAGCAAAGCGTGCTGAAAGAACCCAATACAGTGGTTCTCTCCGAAAAAAGTGCTGCGAGCTTGTTTGGAAAACAAAACCCGATCGGAAAGTCGGTAATCCATTATGGCGGGGATACATTGACCTTCAAAGTAACCGGCATCATGGAAAATGTTCCGGCTAGTTCGCACCTGCAATTCGATGCCTTATTTTCGTTCAGCACCATCACGCGTCCGGATTATATGAACAATTGGGGTGGCAATTGGCTGGTAACCTATCTGGAACTGGCTCCCGGTGCAGATATAGCCGCATTAGAAAAGAAATTCCCTGCTTACCTGGGCAGGCACATGAGCAAAGAAGGCGCCAGCGATTATGAGCTTTTCTTGCAGCCGCTTTCCGATGTCCACGCCAAATCCACAGATATCACCCACGATTATATCAATTATCAGAAATTCGACCGTAGTTACACGTATATATTTTCTGTAATAGGCATCATTGTGCTCGTGATAGCGTGCGTCAACTTTATGAACTTGTCCACGGCCCGCTCTACTGGCCGGGCAAAGGAGGTCGGGATCAGAAAATCGATAGGGGCGCAGCGGTTTCAGCTTGCCGGCCAATTTATCGGAGAATCGATTTTGCTGACATTTATGGCTTTGGTGCTGGCAGTTGCGATGGTGAAGTTGCTGATTCCGGTCGTAAGTAATTTTAGTCAGCGCGATCTTGACTTCGCGTTTTTTACCAATCCTTCATTGCTGGGCAGCATCCTGCTCGGAACCATTGTGATTGGCATATTTTCCGGCTTGTATCCAGCAGTATTCTTGTCTTCGTTTCAGCCTATCGCGGTTTTGAAAGGCACATTAAGGACCGGGAAGGCGAATTTCAGGAATCTGCTCGTTATCGCACAGTTTTCGAGTGCCATCTTTCTCATCATTGCCACTGGCTTCGCCGTGAAGCAATTGCGTTACATGCAGCAAAAAGACCCGGGGTTTGACAGGGAGCAAGTTGTAATCATTCCGCTCGATTCCAAGTCGGGACCAAAATATCAGGCCCTCAAACAGGAGTTGCTCGCCAGCTCATTTGTGTCGGGTGTAACCGGTTCGCAGCAACGCCTGGGCAATAACTTGCATCAGACCGGGGTGACTTTTCATGGTGACGGGCCGGAGAAACAGATCGCATCTTCGCAAGTGGTCGTTGACCCGGATTATTTGTCTTTATATAAAATCAAGATCATTGCCGGCCGGAATTTCCGGGATGATGAAGGCGATAATGCAAAGGCTTACATTGTTAACGAGTCCCTGGCCAAAGAACTTTTAAAAGACCAGCCTAAACTGACGCTTCAAACACTGGTAGGAAAGCATTTCGGCTTCTCGGGCATGGATTCCGCGGGTGTGATCGTTGGCGTAGCGAAGGATTTTAATTTCAATTCACTGCACCATAAGATAGAAACGCTTTGTCTTTTTAACCAAAAGAATTGGGGTTATGGAGAGATGTCGGTGCGTATAAAAGGCAATGATGCCAAGCGTGCTATTGCGGGCATTCAAGGGATTTGGAACAACATTGTGCCGCAGCAGGAATTTAAGTATTCTTTCCTCGACGACCATTTCGCAACATTATATAAGGCTGATAGCCAGGTTAGCGAAATTGTCGGCATCCTTGCTGCACTGGCGGTTTTCGTTTCCTGCCTGGGCTTGTTCGGGCTTGCTTCCTACTCGGCTGAACGCCGGTTCAAAGAGATCGGCGTACGAAAAGTGATGGGCGCTTCGGTGGCCGGCATCGTCGCACTGCTATCTAAGGATTTTCTAAAACTCGTTATCGCTTCCATTCTGATCGCTTCGCCCATCGCCTGGTGGGCCGTAAGCACCTGGTTAAAGGACTTCGCTTATCGGATTGACATTGAATGGTGGATTTTCGCGCTGGCTGGTGCGCTTTCAGTGGTGGTAGCGCTGTTGACGATCAGTTTCCAGAGCATTAAGGCGGCATTAACAAACCCTGTGAAGTCTTTACGAAGTGAGTAA
- a CDS encoding capsule assembly Wzi family protein: MLRFKAIFYIAICLLTFQCLRVNAQNGNALPLGLKAGLEAGAYISSPEKTPFWLRTNQFGIVPNTGPAGQIQGTIRKDYVFFDSLSNRPQKTDWGFAVNPVLNYNEQNQFKVLLPEAHVKARFKMLEIYVGRRREVMGLGDTTLSSGFYAGSGNALPIPKVQIGTITFVPLKFTRNFLAVHAGFSHGWFDTDYIKGVRLHQKFMYLRLGKPTSKSKFYFGLNHNVLWAGHSEELKKHPELAVNGELPSSWKFYPNVVLAYTSKNWFTKNGYGSFDSYRLGNHLGSYDFAFETKVGDKQLFVYHQHPFEDVSSMLFKNVPDGLYGINLKMNALQNSAGFALSRVTLEFLSTKDQSGSTFYIPGSTYQGADNYFNHSQYSKGWSYFDRTVGTPFIVPGKDMDQSKKTSSRYFPSNRVNVWYAGVQGGWGNMLALTLKVSYSQNFGMPGENFKPVRGQLSTYLAGEYAFPHLKKTSLTAKFGLDNGSLFVDSAGGYFGIKRTW; this comes from the coding sequence ATGCTCAGGTTTAAGGCCATTTTTTACATTGCAATCTGCCTTTTAACATTTCAATGTCTGCGGGTGAACGCGCAAAATGGAAATGCTTTGCCCTTAGGTTTGAAAGCGGGGCTTGAAGCCGGTGCATACATTTCCTCGCCCGAAAAAACCCCATTTTGGCTGCGCACCAACCAATTCGGCATTGTGCCCAACACCGGCCCTGCGGGACAAATCCAGGGTACGATTCGAAAAGACTATGTGTTTTTTGACAGCCTTTCCAACCGTCCACAAAAAACAGATTGGGGATTTGCTGTAAATCCTGTCCTCAACTACAATGAGCAGAATCAGTTTAAGGTTCTGTTGCCGGAAGCGCATGTGAAGGCGAGGTTCAAAATGCTGGAAATTTATGTGGGTAGAAGGCGTGAGGTGATGGGACTGGGCGATACGACATTATCATCCGGGTTTTATGCAGGCTCGGGTAATGCCCTTCCTATTCCAAAGGTCCAGATCGGAACCATCACCTTCGTTCCCTTGAAATTTACACGCAATTTTCTCGCTGTCCACGCCGGCTTCTCGCATGGCTGGTTTGATACGGATTATATAAAGGGCGTGAGGCTCCATCAGAAGTTTATGTATCTGCGACTGGGCAAGCCTACATCAAAAAGTAAATTTTATTTCGGTTTAAACCACAATGTTCTTTGGGCCGGGCATTCCGAGGAGCTCAAAAAACATCCTGAACTGGCAGTGAACGGCGAATTGCCATCGTCCTGGAAGTTCTATCCCAATGTGGTGCTGGCTTACACTTCCAAAAACTGGTTTACCAAAAACGGTTACGGTTCTTTTGACAGTTACCGTTTAGGTAATCATTTGGGAAGCTATGATTTTGCGTTTGAAACTAAGGTTGGCGACAAGCAGCTGTTTGTGTATCACCAGCATCCGTTCGAAGATGTATCGAGTATGCTTTTTAAGAATGTGCCGGATGGTTTGTACGGTATTAATCTAAAAATGAATGCATTACAAAATAGTGCAGGCTTTGCTCTTTCACGGGTAACATTAGAATTCCTTTCTACAAAAGACCAGTCGGGATCCACATTTTACATTCCCGGAAGCACTTATCAGGGCGCGGATAATTATTTCAACCATTCTCAATATTCCAAAGGCTGGTCTTATTTCGACCGGACCGTGGGCACGCCGTTTATTGTGCCTGGTAAGGATATGGACCAGTCAAAAAAGACGAGTTCACGCTATTTTCCCAGCAACCGGGTGAATGTTTGGTATGCAGGCGTGCAGGGAGGCTGGGGGAATATGCTTGCGCTTACATTGAAGGTCTCGTACAGCCAGAATTTCGGGATGCCGGGCGAAAATTTCAAGCCGGTTCGCGGGCAGTTATCCACCTATTTAGCTGGCGAATACGCATTTCCACATTTGAAAAAAACCAGTCTGACAGCAAAATTCGGACTTGATAACGGCAGTTTGTTTGTCGATTCTGCGGGCGGTTATTTTGGCATTAAAAGAACCTGGTAA
- a CDS encoding ABC transporter permease, whose protein sequence is MLRNYLKIALRNLLKNNGYSAINIGGLAIGMAVAMLAGLWIYDELSFNKNHKNYDRIGMVVVDQTFAGELQKSKSVPYPLVAELKSNYSESFRFIVPSTHTSEHILTVGEKKLSRKGQFIAAAGPEMLSLDMLSGSRAGLQDQQSVILSASAAKALFGAKDPVNKVVMVDADLLLKVSGIYADFPANSQFHDVQFLGSWDYFIARNSYMSEKQWDNHALTMYVQIKPGTDFAKASAAIRYSELNVIRHMDNMKNEVATNPQMWILPMSDWHLYSTFKNGEVSSGPVQFVWLVGVIGFFVLFLACINFMNLSTARSEKRAKEVGVRKAIGSLRLQLIGQFFTESFLVVMLAFGIALLLLHLSLSWFNDLSAKAMALPFSSSDFWLMSVAFILITGILAGSYPAFYLTSFQPMKVLKGSIIHVGRFASMPRKVLVVIQFTVSIALVICTIIIYSQIRFARNRPVGYARDGLLMIEMKSDDFYAKSTLISAELKQTGVVKEVALSQSPVTDVWSANGGFSWEGMAMENPPGFSTLTVSHEYADVVNWKFVAGRNFSNMASDSAGFIINETAARLLGFKQPVGQTVSWQSQWMTGNVKKNFRILGVVEDMVMESPFQKVAPSVFFLFGSPNWVNIRLNDQASASTALPKIEAVFRKLTPTVPFEYKFADQEYDAKFRSEERMGKLAGFFASLAIFISCLGLFGLASFVAEQRTKEIGIRKVLGASVSNLWQMLSQDFVRLVIISVLIATPVARYAMQEWLMKYAYRTEISGWIFAGTGAGALVITLLTVSYQAIRAALLDPVQTLKSE, encoded by the coding sequence ATGCTACGAAACTATCTGAAAATCGCACTGAGGAATCTGCTGAAAAATAACGGTTACTCAGCAATCAACATAGGCGGATTGGCTATCGGGATGGCGGTTGCCATGCTCGCCGGGCTGTGGATCTATGATGAATTATCATTTAATAAAAACCACAAGAATTATGATCGCATTGGTATGGTTGTCGTAGATCAGACTTTTGCAGGTGAATTGCAAAAGTCCAAATCGGTGCCCTACCCATTGGTAGCAGAATTAAAGAGCAATTATAGTGAGAGTTTTAGGTTCATTGTGCCATCCACGCATACCAGTGAGCATATTCTCACCGTGGGTGAAAAGAAGCTGAGCAGAAAAGGCCAGTTCATTGCTGCGGCAGGTCCCGAAATGTTGTCCCTAGATATGCTCAGCGGCTCCCGGGCTGGCTTGCAGGACCAGCAGTCGGTCATATTATCGGCGTCGGCGGCGAAAGCGCTTTTTGGAGCAAAAGATCCGGTGAACAAGGTGGTTATGGTTGATGCTGACCTGCTTTTAAAAGTCTCGGGCATTTATGCAGATTTTCCTGCTAATTCACAGTTTCACGATGTTCAGTTTTTGGGAAGCTGGGATTATTTTATTGCTAGAAACAGCTATATGAGTGAAAAGCAATGGGATAACCATGCTTTGACGATGTATGTGCAAATCAAGCCAGGGACAGATTTTGCAAAGGCTTCGGCGGCGATCAGGTATTCGGAATTAAATGTCATCCGGCACATGGATAACATGAAGAACGAGGTGGCCACCAACCCGCAGATGTGGATACTCCCTATGAGCGACTGGCATTTGTATTCCACTTTTAAGAATGGCGAAGTAAGCTCGGGGCCGGTACAATTTGTATGGCTGGTGGGCGTAATCGGCTTTTTCGTTCTTTTTCTAGCATGTATAAATTTTATGAATCTGAGCACGGCCCGCTCGGAAAAGCGAGCAAAAGAAGTAGGCGTTCGCAAGGCGATCGGTTCACTGCGTTTGCAATTGATCGGCCAGTTTTTTACGGAGTCGTTTTTGGTTGTAATGCTTGCATTTGGGATAGCGCTGCTCTTGTTGCATTTGTCGTTGTCCTGGTTTAACGATCTGTCTGCCAAGGCAATGGCTCTGCCATTTAGCAGCTCCGATTTTTGGTTGATGAGCGTTGCATTTATCCTCATAACAGGCATTTTGGCAGGAAGTTATCCCGCATTCTACCTCACTTCTTTCCAGCCTATGAAAGTGTTAAAGGGAAGCATTATCCACGTCGGCCGATTTGCCTCCATGCCCCGTAAAGTGCTTGTAGTTATTCAGTTCACTGTTTCAATAGCGCTTGTGATCTGCACCATCATCATTTATAGCCAGATAAGGTTTGCCAGGAACCGTCCGGTAGGGTACGCACGTGACGGATTGCTGATGATTGAGATGAAGTCAGATGATTTTTATGCAAAATCCACACTTATCAGCGCCGAGTTGAAACAGACGGGTGTTGTGAAGGAAGTGGCGCTGTCGCAAAGCCCGGTTACCGATGTCTGGTCAGCAAACGGAGGTTTCAGCTGGGAGGGTATGGCAATGGAAAACCCGCCTGGATTCAGTACGTTGACCGTATCACACGAGTACGCAGATGTTGTGAACTGGAAATTTGTTGCAGGCCGTAATTTTTCCAATATGGCTTCGGATTCTGCCGGTTTCATTATCAACGAGACAGCTGCCAGGTTACTTGGTTTTAAACAGCCTGTCGGGCAGACTGTAAGCTGGCAGAGCCAATGGATGACCGGTAATGTCAAAAAGAATTTCAGGATTTTAGGAGTTGTGGAGGACATGGTAATGGAATCGCCGTTCCAGAAAGTGGCGCCTAGCGTCTTTTTCCTTTTTGGATCTCCAAATTGGGTCAATATCAGGCTGAACGATCAAGCCAGCGCCAGCACTGCCTTACCGAAAATCGAAGCGGTTTTCAGGAAGCTGACGCCGACGGTACCATTTGAATACAAATTTGCAGACCAGGAATACGATGCCAAATTCCGGTCAGAAGAGCGTATGGGCAAGCTGGCGGGTTTCTTTGCATCGCTTGCAATATTTATCTCCTGCCTAGGGCTTTTTGGGCTGGCATCTTTCGTGGCCGAACAGCGGACAAAAGAAATCGGGATCCGCAAAGTTTTGGGTGCTTCCGTCAGTAACCTCTGGCAAATGTTGTCACAGGATTTTGTACGGCTTGTGATTATTTCGGTTCTAATTGCTACGCCGGTTGCCCGGTATGCGATGCAGGAATGGTTGATGAAATATGCTTATCGCACTGAAATTTCGGGGTGGATATTTGCCGGAACAGGCGCAGGAGCATTGGTAATCACGTTATTAACCGTTAGTTACCAGGCTATTCGCGCAGCATTGCTTGATCCGGTGCAAACATTGAAAAGTGAGTAG
- a CDS encoding ABC transporter permease, whose product MLRNYLKIAFRNLWKHKVFSFINIMGLTVGMSACFLIFLYVNFELSYDAFNTKSDRIYRLVTDIKTPSETINAGITSWAFAPNIKSDFPEVEAFTRVSSGSFLVRKGDIKFQEEKTLFADSTLFQVFDFKLIKGDPKTALKEQLSIVFTEKAAKKYFGDADPIGQTLLLSGEGLPAKVTGVMKDIPENSQIKGDMILSMTTMTQRFNKGLDDQWGNFGATTYLLLTPGATKTALESKFPAFLERRAGKTMKESQMYYKLFLEPLRDVYLESTRDAEESGSMNNVYVFSVVAIFILLIACINFVNLTTARSVERAKEVGIRKVVGAPKMLVARQFISESILLCLIAFVFAVVLSTALIPLFNNLSGKIISTGILNNLPFVAGMFVAAVIIGIVAGIYPALVLSSFEPVVVLKGRFTTSVKGILLRKSLVTIQFAISIALIIATIVVYIQMDFMRNRDLGFSKDQMMIVNSQGDPKKDAFKQSLADLTGVKSTATSSSVPGSGNPGAYSEIENKSGDLQIANLDLYFVDFDYIPQFGLKMAAGRPFSRDFGTDTTQAMVMNEAAVKLFGYSSPEEAIGRRFKQWGREGKIVGVVKDFHFRSLQETIKPLTMRIEPRGSELVSIKIDGGNIKETVAAVEQKWKTVMPNRPFSYYFMDEFFDRQYRSEERFEKLFFNFAILAIFISCLGLLGLASYSTMQRTKEIGVRKVMGASTGSIVGLLSKDFLKLVLIAFVIASPIAYYGMYRWLENFAYKTDIYWWIFAVAAFLSAAIAFATVSFQSIRAALMNPVKSLRSE is encoded by the coding sequence ATGCTCAGAAACTACCTTAAAATTGCCTTTCGGAATTTGTGGAAGCACAAAGTGTTCTCTTTTATCAATATCATGGGACTTACGGTCGGGATGTCGGCCTGTTTCCTGATATTTCTTTACGTGAATTTCGAGCTGAGTTATGACGCGTTCAATACCAAGTCTGATCGCATTTACAGGCTGGTGACCGATATTAAAACGCCTTCTGAAACTATTAATGCGGGTATAACATCTTGGGCGTTTGCGCCGAACATTAAAAGTGATTTTCCCGAAGTGGAAGCTTTTACGCGCGTGAGCAGCGGCAGCTTTTTAGTAAGAAAAGGGGATATTAAATTCCAGGAGGAAAAAACGCTTTTTGCCGATTCAACCCTGTTCCAGGTTTTTGATTTTAAACTAATCAAAGGAGATCCTAAAACTGCTTTGAAGGAACAATTAAGCATCGTTTTTACAGAAAAAGCGGCCAAAAAATATTTCGGAGACGCAGATCCTATTGGCCAGACATTGTTGCTTTCGGGCGAGGGCTTACCAGCGAAGGTAACGGGCGTGATGAAGGATATTCCCGAAAATTCGCAGATTAAAGGCGATATGATCCTGTCGATGACAACCATGACGCAGCGCTTCAATAAAGGACTTGACGATCAATGGGGCAATTTTGGCGCAACAACCTATTTGTTACTCACGCCCGGTGCCACAAAAACGGCGCTTGAAAGCAAATTTCCTGCATTCCTTGAACGGCGCGCTGGGAAAACAATGAAAGAGTCGCAAATGTATTATAAGCTTTTCTTGGAGCCGCTGCGCGATGTTTACCTGGAATCGACCAGGGACGCCGAAGAGTCGGGCAGCATGAATAATGTTTACGTGTTCTCGGTTGTGGCCATCTTTATTTTGCTGATTGCCTGCATTAATTTTGTGAATCTTACTACGGCGCGTTCGGTGGAGCGGGCGAAGGAAGTGGGGATTCGCAAAGTTGTAGGTGCGCCTAAGATGCTTGTAGCGAGGCAGTTTATCAGCGAATCCATTCTTTTGTGCTTGATCGCCTTTGTCTTCGCTGTTGTACTCTCCACTGCATTGATCCCGCTCTTCAATAACCTTTCCGGTAAAATTATCAGCACCGGAATTCTTAATAACCTGCCTTTTGTGGCTGGAATGTTCGTTGCTGCGGTGATTATCGGGATAGTAGCAGGGATATATCCGGCTTTGGTTTTGTCTTCATTCGAGCCCGTAGTTGTACTGAAAGGTCGTTTTACGACAAGTGTGAAGGGAATTTTGTTAAGAAAATCATTGGTAACCATTCAATTTGCAATATCGATCGCATTGATCATTGCCACCATTGTGGTTTACATCCAGATGGATTTCATGCGGAACCGCGATCTTGGGTTTAGTAAAGACCAGATGATGATCGTAAACTCCCAGGGCGATCCCAAAAAAGATGCATTCAAGCAATCGCTGGCAGATCTTACAGGCGTAAAGTCCACAGCGACATCTTCCAGCGTGCCGGGCAGCGGCAACCCAGGCGCATACTCAGAAATCGAGAATAAAAGCGGGGATTTGCAGATCGCAAACCTGGACCTGTATTTCGTTGACTTTGATTATATCCCGCAATTTGGCCTGAAAATGGCTGCCGGACGTCCGTTTTCAAGGGATTTTGGAACCGATACTACGCAGGCAATGGTGATGAACGAAGCCGCCGTGAAATTGTTTGGTTACAGCTCGCCGGAAGAAGCCATTGGTCGCAGGTTTAAGCAATGGGGCCGTGAGGGCAAGATTGTGGGGGTTGTTAAAGATTTTCACTTCCGGTCTTTGCAGGAAACAATTAAGCCATTAACCATGCGCATCGAGCCACGCGGCAGCGAGCTGGTTTCCATCAAAATCGATGGAGGCAACATTAAGGAAACCGTTGCGGCTGTGGAGCAAAAATGGAAGACGGTCATGCCAAACCGTCCGTTTAGTTACTATTTTATGGACGAGTTCTTCGACCGGCAGTACAGAAGTGAAGAGCGTTTTGAAAAGCTTTTCTTCAATTTTGCCATCCTCGCCATCTTTATTTCATGCCTCGGATTGCTTGGCTTGGCCTCTTACAGCACCATGCAGCGCACAAAGGAAATCGGCGTGCGGAAAGTAATGGGAGCCTCAACCGGCAGCATTGTAGGGTTATTATCCAAAGACTTTTTGAAATTGGTGCTCATTGCATTTGTGATCGCTTCGCCAATAGCATATTATGGAATGTACCGCTGGTTGGAAAACTTTGCTTATAAGACCGACATTTACTGGTGGATCTTTGCAGTTGCCGCCTTTTTATCAGCGGCCATCGCATTCGCCACTGTGAGTTTTCAGAGTATCAGGGCGGCGCTGATGAATCCGGTGAAAAGTCTTCGGAGTGAATGA